A section of the Pseudomonas flavescens genome encodes:
- a CDS encoding GntP family permease produces the protein MNEVTTTLGAGALLSIAAGAVLLLLLMIIRFRLHAFLALVVVSIFTALATQIPFDKIVPTLLGGFGTTLAAVALLVGLGAMIGRLLEITGGAQVLADTLINKFGEHRAPFALGVASLLFGFPIFFDAGLIVMLPIIFSVAKRFGGSTLTYALPAAGAFAAMHALVPPHPGPVAAAELLGANIGLLVIIGTLIALPTWYFGGYLFGLWAGKRFNLKLPASFLTDVERDNSVAPPRFGLVLTILLMPLVLIFLDTGLNTLSVMGTVDGNSTWVQFLRMIGKTPVALLITVLFALIAFSGRHTSKHLEKVCEGALGPICSIILVTGAGGMFGGVLRTSGIGDALADTLSDTGMPVILAAFVISAALRVAQGSATVALTTTAALVAPMVAATPGLSEFDLCFIVVAIAGGATVLSHVNDSGFWLVSRFLEMDEKTTLKTWTVMETLLGSIAFLLAVIGSLIL, from the coding sequence ATGAATGAGGTGACCACGACTCTCGGCGCAGGGGCGCTTCTCTCCATCGCGGCAGGCGCAGTGCTTCTACTGCTGCTGATGATCATCCGCTTCCGTCTGCATGCCTTTCTGGCACTCGTGGTGGTGAGCATTTTCACCGCACTGGCCACGCAGATTCCCTTCGACAAGATCGTCCCGACACTACTGGGCGGCTTCGGTACAACACTGGCGGCCGTGGCCTTGCTGGTCGGCCTTGGTGCCATGATCGGCCGACTGCTGGAGATAACCGGCGGCGCTCAAGTGCTGGCAGATACCCTGATCAACAAGTTCGGTGAGCACCGGGCACCGTTCGCTCTGGGTGTGGCGTCGCTGCTGTTCGGCTTCCCGATCTTCTTCGACGCCGGCCTGATCGTCATGCTGCCGATCATCTTCAGCGTCGCCAAGCGCTTCGGCGGTTCGACGCTGACGTACGCCTTGCCGGCCGCAGGTGCCTTCGCAGCCATGCATGCTCTGGTGCCGCCGCACCCGGGCCCGGTCGCGGCAGCTGAACTGCTGGGCGCGAACATCGGTTTGCTGGTCATCATCGGCACCCTGATCGCCTTGCCGACCTGGTACTTCGGTGGCTATCTGTTCGGTCTCTGGGCAGGCAAACGCTTCAATCTCAAGCTGCCAGCGAGCTTCCTTACCGATGTCGAGCGTGACAACAGCGTAGCGCCGCCGCGCTTCGGGCTGGTGCTGACCATCCTGCTGATGCCGCTGGTGCTGATCTTCCTGGACACCGGTCTCAACACCCTCAGCGTAATGGGAACGGTCGACGGCAACAGCACCTGGGTGCAGTTCCTGCGCATGATCGGCAAAACGCCGGTGGCGTTGCTGATCACCGTACTTTTCGCGCTGATCGCCTTCAGTGGCCGACACACCAGCAAGCACCTGGAAAAAGTCTGTGAGGGTGCGCTAGGGCCGATCTGCTCGATCATCCTGGTGACAGGGGCAGGGGGCATGTTCGGTGGCGTGCTGCGTACCAGCGGTATCGGCGATGCCCTGGCCGATACGCTGTCGGATACCGGCATGCCGGTGATCCTTGCAGCCTTCGTGATCTCCGCAGCACTGCGTGTGGCTCAAGGTTCGGCTACCGTCGCGCTGACCACCACAGCGGCGTTGGTAGCGCCCATGGTCGCGGCTACACCGGGGCTCAGCGAGTTCGACCTGTGCTTCATCGTGGTGGCGATTGCCGGCGGTGCCACGGTGCTCTCACACGTCAACGACTCGGGGTTCTGGCTGGTCAGCCGTTTTCTGGAAATGGACGAGAAAACCACCCTCAAGACCTGGACAGTGATGGAAACCCTGCTGGGCAGCATCGCATTCCTGCTGGCCGTGATCGGTAGCCTGATCCTGTAG
- a CDS encoding gluconokinase, with translation MNNPITALVVMGVSGCGKSCVGESIAEKIGGYLIEGDQFHPAANIEKMSAGIPLTDEDRADWLTRLGEELASALETHDRPLLACSSLKRKYRDRLREAVPGLGFVFLELTREEAARRVGDRPGHFMPASLIDSQFATLEPPHGEHATLTLDATQSIDTLGQQAADWWRAFGR, from the coding sequence ATGAATAACCCAATAACCGCCCTGGTCGTCATGGGCGTATCCGGTTGCGGCAAGAGCTGCGTCGGAGAATCGATCGCCGAAAAGATCGGCGGTTACCTGATCGAAGGTGACCAGTTTCACCCTGCCGCCAACATCGAGAAGATGAGCGCCGGCATTCCTCTTACCGATGAGGACCGTGCCGACTGGCTGACCCGTCTGGGTGAGGAGCTGGCCAGCGCCCTCGAAACCCATGATCGGCCGCTACTGGCCTGTTCCTCCCTCAAGCGCAAGTACCGTGACCGGTTGCGCGAAGCCGTGCCTGGTCTGGGCTTCGTGTTTCTCGAACTGACCCGCGAAGAAGCCGCCAGGCGTGTGGGTGATCGCCCGGGTCACTTCATGCCAGCAAGCCTCATCGACAGCCAGTTCGCGACCCTAGAACCGCCACACGGCGAGCACGCGACACTGACCCTCGATGCGACGCAATCCATCGATACGCTCGGCCAGCAGGCCGCTGACTGGTGGCGCGCGTTCGGTCGATAA
- a CDS encoding AAA family ATPase, translated as MIESISLRDIATYGPTKPETLSNLKAINYFYGANGAGKTTVSRLILNPQISSTSQVIWSKNNPIPAHVYNNDFITTNFTDSKQFKGVFTLGQAQQAQLDRLDELQKERVRHDQFRNKSLEALGGVDGNGGKNAEKNTLEAKLVAKCWEQKVKHDADFQDAFVGVRNNRESFKNRVLLEKKNNTSTLVDLESLKKKAKVVYGEAPSPMSGVASLDLSRLIAYEQDPSLTKKIVGKEDVNISAMIQSLGSSDWVRQGMKFLEHTDDDCPFCQQKLPHDFEKNLEDYFDATFELDTKALSQYCENYNAAADSILSQANSIIAAACAHLDKEKLDLEFQTLNSIIQVNRQRLENKLARPSSAIELETVSSIQAGITGLIEAANAKVAEHNKLVAGLTVEQKKLAAEVWKYLVEVELKDTLADYEKEANGLDKAIAGINTSLGKANLDITAAEVEISEIEKSLTSVKPTVNAINKILRDFGFRGFSLDPACENNAYRLIRGNGSDAKATLSEGEKTFVTFLYFYHLLKGSITTSGISSDRIVVIDDPVSSLDSDVLFIVSSLIKQLFHEVREKGSNLKQIFVLTHNVHFHKEITFHPERKADKARPEETFWIIRKPADYSLVESHVINPIRTSYQLLWTELTKAPVSALTIQNTMRRILENYFKILGGINTQKLIEKFQGHEKTQCQSLISWVNDGSHYSPDELYVAIGDTMASSYMRIFYKVFREMGHMDHYRMMMGDHFVDLDPEEPPADQEDGNATLGPPLGVVVVSGSVGEVGAAPVVASPPPPILTWALQELPED; from the coding sequence ATGATTGAGTCGATTTCCTTGCGCGATATTGCAACTTACGGCCCCACAAAGCCCGAAACTCTCTCGAACTTAAAGGCAATTAATTATTTCTACGGGGCCAACGGCGCGGGGAAGACAACCGTCAGTCGTTTGATATTAAACCCGCAAATTTCTTCTACCTCCCAAGTGATTTGGTCGAAGAACAATCCAATACCAGCGCATGTGTATAACAACGATTTCATTACCACTAACTTCACTGATTCCAAGCAATTTAAAGGGGTGTTTACCCTAGGCCAGGCTCAGCAGGCGCAGCTTGATCGCCTAGATGAACTTCAGAAAGAAAGGGTTCGTCATGATCAATTCAGAAACAAGTCGCTAGAGGCGCTCGGCGGTGTAGATGGCAATGGTGGTAAGAATGCTGAGAAAAATACTCTGGAAGCGAAACTGGTCGCAAAGTGCTGGGAGCAAAAAGTAAAGCACGATGCAGACTTTCAGGATGCTTTCGTTGGCGTAAGGAACAACAGGGAAAGCTTCAAAAACCGAGTCCTGCTTGAAAAGAAAAACAACACCTCTACTCTGGTTGACCTGGAGAGTCTAAAGAAAAAAGCGAAGGTTGTTTATGGGGAGGCTCCCTCACCAATGAGTGGGGTTGCTAGTCTTGATCTGTCCCGCTTAATAGCCTATGAGCAAGATCCTTCTTTAACCAAGAAGATAGTGGGTAAGGAGGATGTAAATATATCAGCGATGATCCAATCTTTGGGCAGTAGTGATTGGGTTCGCCAAGGCATGAAATTCCTTGAGCACACCGATGATGATTGTCCTTTTTGCCAACAAAAGTTGCCTCATGACTTCGAGAAGAATCTCGAAGATTATTTTGATGCAACCTTTGAGTTAGATACAAAAGCGCTGTCGCAATATTGCGAAAACTATAATGCGGCTGCAGATTCAATCTTAAGTCAGGCCAATAGTATTATAGCTGCTGCATGCGCTCATCTTGATAAAGAAAAACTCGATCTTGAGTTTCAGACTTTAAATTCAATAATTCAAGTTAATAGGCAACGCTTGGAGAACAAGCTCGCTCGCCCTAGCTCAGCTATAGAGCTTGAAACGGTTTCAAGTATTCAGGCAGGCATTACTGGCTTGATTGAGGCAGCAAATGCCAAGGTGGCTGAACATAATAAGTTAGTGGCAGGGTTGACGGTCGAGCAGAAAAAATTGGCAGCTGAGGTTTGGAAATATCTTGTCGAGGTGGAGCTAAAAGACACACTCGCCGACTATGAAAAGGAGGCCAATGGTCTCGATAAAGCCATAGCGGGAATTAATACGAGCCTAGGGAAAGCAAATTTGGACATTACAGCTGCAGAGGTTGAAATTTCTGAGATTGAAAAGTCCCTTACGAGTGTAAAACCTACCGTCAACGCAATTAATAAAATCCTCAGGGACTTCGGGTTTAGGGGCTTCTCCCTTGATCCTGCTTGCGAAAATAATGCGTATCGACTTATTAGAGGTAATGGAAGTGATGCTAAGGCCACGCTTAGCGAAGGCGAAAAGACGTTTGTTACATTTCTCTATTTCTATCACCTGCTCAAGGGCAGCATAACCACTTCTGGAATAAGCAGTGATCGTATAGTGGTCATTGATGACCCGGTGTCGAGTTTAGATAGCGATGTGCTTTTTATCGTCAGCAGTCTGATTAAGCAACTGTTCCATGAGGTGCGTGAGAAAGGCAGCAATCTGAAACAGATTTTTGTGCTGACGCATAACGTCCACTTTCACAAGGAAATAACCTTTCATCCAGAGCGTAAAGCGGACAAGGCCCGACCTGAGGAGACGTTCTGGATCATTCGCAAGCCTGCTGATTACTCCCTCGTAGAGTCTCATGTCATAAACCCGATAAGGACATCTTACCAGCTGCTATGGACTGAGTTAACTAAAGCACCCGTTTCTGCGCTGACCATTCAGAATACAATGCGCAGAATTCTGGAGAATTATTTTAAAATTCTGGGCGGAATCAACACTCAGAAGTTGATTGAGAAATTCCAGGGGCATGAAAAAACGCAATGCCAGTCTCTGATTAGTTGGGTCAACGATGGATCTCATTATTCACCTGATGAGCTCTATGTGGCGATTGGGGACACCATGGCGTCCAGCTACATGAGGATCTTCTACAAGGTGTTTAGGGAGATGGGCCACATGGATCATTATCGAATGATGATGGGGGATCACTTTGTCGACCTGGATCCCGAAGAGCCGCCTGCGGATCAAGAGGATGGAAATGCCACATTGGGGCCGCCTCTGGGAGTTGTTGTCGTATCTGGTTCCGTTGGCGAAGTAGGCGCAGCTCCGGTCGTTGCAAGTCCACCACCACCAATTCTGACTTGGGCGCTGCAAGAGCTGCCTGAGGACTAG
- a CDS encoding DUF6630 family protein: protein MGIWEYGNMGIWEYGNMGIWEYGNMGIWDRLFGGRFTMPPPETTELSDRECFKALRPELPEQPEQRRALKSLLELLLIRMPGEERGRLERRILRKLKEGDCPEAALYGGLTDDKRGQKLKQLTLMVCDFRGFDSFEYLAPILAQASGISAPFAYTHDGSQPMSDVLAEFDIWLQKHGMRYLYMNTGGDEYAGFVVEAQRVQQIVELAKEADIRLSLESF from the coding sequence ATGGGAATATGGGAATATGGGAATATGGGAATATGGGAATATGGGAATATGGGAATATGGGAATATGGGAATATGGGAATATGGGATCGGCTATTCGGTGGACGCTTTACTATGCCACCGCCCGAAACAACTGAGCTTAGTGACAGGGAATGCTTTAAGGCACTGAGACCTGAGCTGCCCGAGCAGCCCGAGCAGCGTCGTGCATTAAAGTCTCTGCTGGAGCTGCTGCTTATCCGCATGCCAGGAGAAGAGCGTGGAAGGCTGGAGCGGCGCATCTTAAGAAAGCTAAAAGAGGGTGACTGCCCCGAAGCGGCTCTTTACGGAGGATTGACCGATGATAAGCGTGGCCAGAAATTAAAGCAGCTCACATTAATGGTATGTGATTTTCGGGGTTTCGATAGCTTTGAGTATTTGGCCCCCATTCTCGCTCAGGCTAGTGGTATTTCGGCTCCCTTTGCCTATACGCACGACGGTAGTCAGCCGATGTCTGACGTGCTGGCCGAGTTTGATATTTGGCTTCAAAAACATGGAATGCGGTACCTGTACATGAATACGGGTGGGGACGAATACGCAGGCTTTGTCGTCGAAGCCCAGCGCGTCCAACAGATTGTGGAGTTAGCCAAAGAAGCGGATATCAGACTCAGTCTCGAAAGTTTTTGA
- a CDS encoding LysR family transcriptional regulator: protein MNRNDLRRLDLNLLIVFETLMHERSVTRAAEKLFLGQPAISAALSRLRTLFDDPLFVRTGRSMEPTARAQEIFGLLSPALDSISTAVSRASEFDPATSTAVFRVGLSDDVEFALLPALLRRLRSEAPNVVLVVRRANYLLMPNLLASGEISVGVSYTEELPANAKRKTLRRSKPKLLRADVVPGPLTLDDYCARPHAMVSFAGDLNGFVDEQLARLNRSRKVVLAVPQFNGLGTLLAGTDLIAVVPDYTAATLTAAGGLRAEDPPFESDSFEMSMAWRGAQDNDPAERWLRSRIQMFFGDPDSLE from the coding sequence ATGAACCGCAACGACCTGCGCCGTCTCGATCTCAACCTGCTGATCGTCTTCGAAACGCTCATGCACGAACGCAGCGTGACTCGCGCGGCCGAGAAACTGTTTCTCGGCCAGCCGGCGATCAGCGCCGCATTGTCGCGGTTGCGCACGCTGTTCGATGACCCCTTGTTCGTGCGCACCGGGCGTAGCATGGAGCCCACGGCACGCGCCCAGGAGATCTTCGGCCTGCTCTCGCCTGCGCTGGATTCGATTTCGACGGCAGTCAGCCGTGCTTCGGAATTCGACCCAGCCACCAGCACGGCGGTATTTCGTGTCGGCCTGTCCGACGACGTCGAATTCGCCCTGCTTCCTGCCCTGCTCCGCCGTTTGCGCTCTGAAGCGCCCAATGTGGTGCTGGTGGTGCGCCGTGCCAACTACCTGCTGATGCCCAACCTGCTGGCCTCCGGGGAGATTTCGGTAGGGGTGAGCTACACCGAGGAACTACCGGCCAACGCCAAGCGCAAGACCCTGCGCCGCAGCAAGCCGAAGCTGCTGCGTGCCGATGTCGTGCCCGGGCCGCTGACCCTGGACGACTACTGCGCTCGCCCACATGCCATGGTGTCTTTCGCGGGCGACCTCAATGGTTTCGTCGATGAACAACTGGCGCGCTTGAACCGCAGCCGCAAGGTGGTGCTCGCCGTGCCGCAGTTCAATGGCCTGGGCACCCTGCTGGCGGGCACCGACCTGATCGCCGTGGTGCCCGACTACACCGCCGCCACTCTGACTGCCGCTGGTGGCCTGCGCGCCGAAGACCCACCGTTCGAAAGCGACAGCTTCGAGATGTCCATGGCTTGGCGCGGCGCCCAGGACAACGACCCAGCCGAACGCTGGCTGCGCTCGCGAATCCAGATGTTTTTCGGTGATCCGGACAGCCTCGAATAG
- a CDS encoding LacI family DNA-binding transcriptional regulator: MKSPTHSSSRTLGMPTLAEVAERAGVSTITASRALRGVATVGADLAERVRKAADELGYVANPAARTLASARSTSVVVLIPSLSNQLFIEPLDAIHEVMRPRGIEVLIGDYHYSRDEEERLVRNYLPYRPMGMLLTGFDRTEGTRHLLSASRIPCVHMMELSSAPGIASVGFSQQAAGEAVAQHLLQQGRKRLAYIAAQLDPRVMQRGEGFRRTLQAAGVYDPALELLHPLPSSIGLGGQLFNELMQRHPDIDGIFFCNDDLAQGALFEAQRRGIAVPGRVALVGFNDLPASAHTVPRLSSIHTPRTEVGREAANLLLKMLDGRPAASSVDLGFELRVRESS, from the coding sequence ATGAAATCTCCGACGCACAGCAGTTCCCGTACCCTGGGCATGCCCACGCTTGCAGAGGTCGCCGAGCGTGCAGGCGTTTCCACCATCACTGCGTCCCGTGCATTGCGCGGCGTGGCCACGGTAGGTGCTGATCTGGCTGAGCGCGTGCGCAAGGCGGCCGACGAGTTGGGCTACGTGGCGAATCCTGCTGCACGCACCCTGGCATCGGCGCGCAGTACATCCGTGGTGGTGCTCATCCCTTCCCTGTCCAACCAGTTGTTCATCGAACCTCTGGATGCGATTCACGAGGTGATGCGTCCGCGCGGTATCGAGGTGCTGATTGGCGATTACCACTATTCTCGCGATGAGGAAGAACGGCTGGTTCGCAACTACCTGCCGTATCGGCCGATGGGCATGCTGCTGACCGGCTTCGACCGTACCGAAGGCACGCGGCATCTGCTCAGCGCCAGCCGTATTCCCTGCGTGCACATGATGGAATTGAGCAGCGCGCCCGGTATCGCCAGCGTCGGGTTCTCTCAGCAGGCAGCTGGTGAAGCCGTGGCGCAACACCTGCTGCAGCAGGGGCGCAAGCGTCTCGCCTACATCGCCGCCCAGCTGGACCCGCGGGTGATGCAACGTGGTGAGGGGTTTCGGCGCACCCTGCAGGCGGCCGGCGTGTATGACCCGGCGCTGGAACTGCTGCACCCCCTGCCCTCATCCATCGGTTTGGGTGGCCAGCTGTTCAATGAGCTGATGCAGCGCCACCCGGATATCGATGGCATCTTCTTCTGCAATGACGACCTTGCTCAGGGCGCACTGTTCGAGGCGCAGCGCCGTGGTATCGCGGTTCCAGGGCGTGTGGCATTGGTGGGTTTCAACGACCTGCCGGCTTCCGCGCATACCGTGCCAAGGCTGTCGTCGATCCACACGCCGCGCACCGAGGTCGGCCGTGAAGCCGCCAACCTATTGCTGAAAATGCTCGATGGCCGCCCTGCTGCGTCAAGCGTCGATCTCGGCTTCGAGCTGCGGGTGCGTGAAAGCAGCTAG
- a CDS encoding zinc-dependent alcohol dehydrogenase family protein, with product MSRMIRFHKFGDASVLQCEEMPTPTPAAGEVLVRVQALGVSWGDVLWRQNLASEEAKLPSGVGSELAGIVEAVGEGVDDLEVGAQVAAFPASTPNRYPTWGDRVVVPRFALTRFPDVLSPQEASVHYTGLLFAYFAMVDLAKLKAGQHVLITEACHCLAPQSVQLAKALGANVIVSTSVPDSREFLRELGADKIIFTEEQDLVLEVERYTEGKGAEVILDHCAGQQLKLLGDVAATRGKLILYGLNGGNDTAFPACAAFKKHLQFFRHCVLDFTGHSELGIEQDCAAVQRALDHINKLTAEGVLKPRIDKTFPFEEFVEAHRYMEACPDRGRVALTLE from the coding sequence ATGTCCCGCATGATCCGTTTCCACAAGTTCGGCGACGCCAGCGTATTGCAGTGCGAAGAAATGCCGACACCTACCCCCGCAGCGGGGGAGGTACTGGTACGCGTCCAGGCCCTCGGGGTTAGCTGGGGCGACGTACTGTGGCGCCAGAACCTGGCGTCGGAAGAAGCCAAATTACCTTCAGGTGTCGGCTCGGAGCTGGCCGGTATCGTAGAAGCCGTGGGCGAGGGCGTTGATGACCTCGAGGTCGGCGCACAGGTTGCTGCATTCCCGGCCAGCACCCCGAATCGCTATCCGACCTGGGGCGACCGTGTGGTCGTGCCGCGCTTCGCACTGACCCGTTTCCCGGATGTGCTCAGCCCGCAGGAAGCCAGCGTGCACTACACCGGCCTGCTGTTCGCCTACTTCGCGATGGTCGACCTGGCCAAGCTCAAGGCCGGTCAGCACGTCCTGATCACCGAGGCTTGCCATTGCCTGGCTCCGCAGTCGGTACAGCTTGCCAAGGCGCTGGGCGCCAATGTCATCGTATCGACCAGCGTGCCGGACAGCCGTGAGTTCCTGCGCGAACTGGGCGCCGACAAGATCATCTTCACCGAAGAGCAGGATCTGGTCCTCGAGGTCGAGCGCTACACAGAGGGCAAGGGTGCCGAAGTGATCCTCGACCACTGCGCCGGCCAGCAGCTCAAGCTGCTCGGTGACGTTGCGGCCACCCGCGGCAAGCTGATTCTGTATGGCCTCAACGGTGGCAACGACACCGCGTTCCCGGCCTGCGCCGCGTTCAAGAAGCACCTGCAGTTCTTCCGTCACTGCGTACTGGACTTCACCGGGCACTCGGAACTGGGGATCGAACAGGATTGCGCGGCGGTACAGCGGGCGCTCGATCACATCAACAAACTGACCGCGGAAGGCGTGCTCAAGCCGCGCATCGACAAGACCTTCCCGTTCGAAGAGTTCGTCGAGGCGCACCGTTACATGGAAGCCTGCCCGGATCGGGGTCGAGTCGCGCTGACACTGGAGTGA